From the genome of Penicillium oxalicum strain HP7-1 chromosome VII, whole genome shotgun sequence:
GCTTTAGACTTGGTCAAAATATTGGCTAATCTGAAAAATATGAATCAATACCCGGAAAAATTCCAAGAAATTTTCATGACAGCGTGTTGTACTTCACTGCAAATAGCGACTACGCAAAGCTTGACTGATGGTACTCATGCGGCTGGCCATTCCACCGTGTTGCATATTGCTCATGAGCGCTTCCTCGAGTGCTGACTGTGTGACGCTAGCATCTGTGCGTATTGTTAGTCCAGTCGACGAAATACTAAATATCTCGCAAAAGAAGCGTACCATCCAAGTCGCTGAAACTGCTTCCCATGCTGGGCGTCCCGTCACTTGCGTCTCGACCGGACGTTGTAGACTTGCGAGGACTCTGACGTGGGGGTTCTCCCACACGATGAGGACTTAATGCACTAGGAGGTTGACTCAGTCCCTGGCGATCGCTGTTTGATAAACTGGCCGGGGTCCCAGAGCTCATTGAGCTGTGCAGAGATTCGGCGGCTATTACTCGATTCGTGTCATGCCTCTGAGGCTTGTTGTGTCCATACGGGTCGGGTCTTTCCTCATTCCGGATCGTGGTGCTAAGTCCCTCCTCCGTCCGGCCCCGCAGGGAAGAATTCTTGTCTCTAGCCATAGGAAGAAATGCAGGTAcgtcgtcctcatcttcatcttcgtcatcgggCAAACCAACCCGCTGAGTCGAGAATTTACCAAACTTCCTGAATCGCGGCATGCCCCGGCTGGATGTGACCTCGGAGTCGGTACCTGAATCAGAAGAACTGCAGCTCAGATCCTCTGCCAGTGGTGGTGACTGCATGTGTGCGGAAGATGGCGGCAGCCCCCGCGCCCCGGGTGCCAGGGATGGGCGGCGCACGAAATTCTCCCAGCGCCGTTCAGTTCCCTGGCCTGGCTCATGGTGACGAGAAGAATCCCGCGAATGACGGACCTGATTCAGAGTGGCAGTGGATGTAGAACTTGCGCGGCGGTCATCGGGAACTTCAGAAAAGTCAGAGTCACTGAATTCTGCGGAAGACGAAACGAGGCATACCTTGCGGGCGATTATCCTTCTGTTGGAAGGCGGGAAGGTAAGAACCCCGAGTCCCTGTGGGCGACTGAGAGTCAGAGATCTCTGGCGAGAAATATGATATCTCCTGACCTCCTGAACCTACCTATTTGTCGTTGAACTTGCCCTGCAAGAGCAGAGCTTTCAGACACCGAGTCGGGTGCGGGCGATGGCGGACTGGGCTGGACGGGAGGCACTCTGCGCATTTGAGCTCGCACTTGTGATAGCTGTCTATCGTAAAGCCATGCAGCTTgctggaggaggaattgCAGGGTCACATCAAAATGCTCAGCTCTATACAAGGTGAATTAGTTCGGGGGTCTCCTGCCGTTAGATTCAGAATGGTGAGA
Proteins encoded in this window:
- a CDS encoding Autophagy-related protein 29; translation: MDSSGVNFTVFVRLPFPRGEFLDPPPVRASFCPWKLQKLRLGLRAEFPGQMEWNAAKDQALWDMLSRPSKGNDIDWKALAEHFDVTLQFLLQQAAWLYDRQLSQVRAQMRRVPPVQPSPPSPAPDSVSESSALAGQVQRQIGTRGSYLPAFQQKDNRPQVPDDRRASSTSTATLNQVRHSRDSSRHHEPGQGTERRWENFVRRPSLAPGARGLPPSSAHMQSPPLAEDLSCSSSDSGTDSEVTSSRGMPRFRKFGKFSTQRVGLPDDEDEDEDDVPAFLPMARDKNSSLRGRTEEGLSTTIRNEERPDPYGHNKPQRHDTNRVIAAESLHSSMSSGTPASLSNSDRQGLSQPPSALSPHRVGEPPRQSPRKSTTSGRDASDGTPSMGSSFSDLDDASVTQSALEEALMSNMQHGGMASRMSTISQALRSRYLQ